In Bradyrhizobium paxllaeri, the genomic stretch AATCGGCCGACCTCGTGCTGTGCGACCGCGTGGCTGCCGATCCCGCCGATCCGGACAAGCCGGCCGACGCGAAAGGCGTGCCCGATATTGCGGCCTCTGATATCGCGACGGCCATCAAGTTTTGCAGGAACGCCGCGAATACGTCGCGGCGCGCGATGTACCAGCTCGGGCGCGCCTACGCGGCCAATCGGCAGTTACCGGAAGCGGTGGCGGTCTGGCGCAAGGCGGCCGACAAGGGCTCGACCTCGGCGATGGTTGAACTCGGCGTGCTCTACGCAACCGGCGCCGGCGTCGCTCGCGATGAAGCGCAGGCACGAAAACTGTTCGAGCGCGCGGCGCAAGCCGGCAATCCGCGGGGCGTCAGCAATCTCGCCGCCCTCGGCGGTGGCGCGTCATCCGATCCGGCGCGTGCACGCGAATTGCTGTCGAAGGGCGCCGAGACCAACGCCGAGGCGCAGTATCAGCTCGGCATGATGCTGGCGGAAGGCAATGGCGGGACCAAAGACGATGCTGCCGCCCGTGCGCTGTTCGAGAAGGCGGCGGCGCAAAATCATCCCGGCGCGCTGGAGCGAATGGGCGCGTTCGCGCAGGAAGGGCGCGGCGGACCAAAGGATGCGGAGGCCGCCAAGGCCTATTATCAGCGCGCTGCCGCACTCGGCGACGAGGATGCGAAGAAAGCGCTGGAGCGGCTGCGCTGTCCCTATGCGATCAAGGACAAGCGCGGAAACGTGGTCACCAATCTGTGCTTCTGACGCGCTGACGCTTACTCCCGGATCAACACGACGCCGGCGATCAACAGCACCGCGCCCGCGAGCCGCGCGGCGCCGATGGGATGCGGCGTCAGCCCGAATGCGCCGAAATGATCGAGCGTCACCGCGGCCAGCACCTGGCCGGCAATGACAAGCGCAAACAGCGTCGCTGCGCCGAGCGAGGGTAGCAGAAAGATCGCCAGCAGGATGAACGCGCCGCCGAACACGCCGCCGGACCACGCATACCAGGGCACGTCCGCCATCGTTTTCCAGGACGGCACGCGCTCGCCGAGCGCAATGACGGCGACAATCATGGTGATGAGCCCGCCGGCATAGCTGACCAGTCCCGCCCATGCGGGTGAATCGAGCGCGGTGCGCAGGCTGCTATTCAACATCTGCTGGGTCACGACGCTGACGCCGGCGCCGAGCGCGAGAAGATAGAAGAAGAAATGTTGCACGTGATCCCCCGGTTATTTCCTGCCGGCGGAGCGATCCGGCATTGCAAGGCCGAAGACAACGCGAATAGCTGGATCGGAACAAGAGGGACCGCCGCGCGATTACTACAGGGCAGGGGCCCGCCAATAAGCGGAGCTTGCCATGATCCGAAAACTGCAGTCAGGCGAATACCGGCTCTATTCCCGCAAAATCAATCCGAAAACGGGCAAGCGCCGTAACCTTGGAACCTTCAAATCGCGGGCAGCGGCCGAAAAGCACGAACGGGCCGTACAATATTTCAAGCGGCACTGAACCTTGCGTTAATTCGCGGCTGGCACCTCGCCTGCGGCGGTGCTAAGCCCCCGCCAGACATTTTCGATATCAGGACATTTTCCGTTGCTGAACGGGCTTTACAAGGTTGAGTACGGCGTCAACGACGCGTTCGGCCGCAGCATCATGTGCATGCACAATGGCAAGATGCTAGGCGGCAATTCCGCCTTTGCCCATCTCGGCACCTATCAGGAGATCGGCGGGGAAATTGTCGGCGAGGTCATCACCCAGCGCCACAATGACGATCCCCACTACAAACCGCTGATGGACACCGACGTCGCCGCCATCAGCGTGCGGGGCAGGCTGAAGGACAACAAGATTCGCTTCGAGGGCAGCGCCGCGCCACGGCCGGGCGCCTTGTTCTGGGCGGACCTGACGCGGCTCGACGATGAGGCGCTGCCGCCGGTCGGCATCGTCGGGCCGGGCGGTATTACCAACGGACTCTACTCCCTGCAGCTCCGCGCGCTCGACGGGATCGAGGCCAACTTGTCGGGCGTGATGCTGCTACTGGACGGTCGCATCCTCGGCGGCGACGCCTTCTTCTACTACCTCGGTTCCTACGCGTCGGCCGACGGCCGCTGGAAGGGCGAGATCCTCAACCAGGAGCACACGCCGGCGAAAGGCGAAAACCCCGTGTTCGGCGGCCATGAGGTGGGCATCGGGTTTACCGGCACCTGCGACGAAGCGGGGGCCGAGCTCGAAGCCATTGCATTGGCCGGCAAGCGCAGCCTGCGGCTGGCGGCGACGCTGAAGTTGATGCGGCCGGCCTAGATCCGTTTGCGGCGCGCAAAGAACCAGGCGGTGAGGGCAACCGGCGCGCCAAGCGCGAGCCAGGAAAAATAGCGGCCAAAACCTTCGTACAACAACGCGCTCGTCAGCCCCGCGACCGACAGCACGCCGATCAAGAGCGGGCCGCCATATACTGTCCGCCAACTCCCGCTGGATCGTGATTTTCGTGCGTCGATCATCGCGCCGGCTGTAGCGAAGGCTGTCCCGCGATCGCGTGGCTGCGATGCTTGCGGCGCTTGACGACCCACAGATAGAGCCCGCTGGCGATGACGACGATGGTCATGATGTCGAGCAGCGCCCAGATGATTTTCAGCGGCATACCGCCATAGTCGCCAAAGTGCAGCGGTTGCGAGACCAATAGCGCCTTGAGATAGACGGGAAGGTCGCGCGCATCGGAGACTTCGCCGGTTTCGCCATCCAGCAGCACGGGCTTGAGGAGGCGCGAGGTCAGCGGCGTGTCGCCGCGCATGAAGACCGCAAAATGGTGCGAACTCGTGAACGGCGTGCCGGGAAAGGCGACGAACGAGACGTTCATGCCGGGCGCGGTTTTGTGCGCATTCGCGAGCGTCGTATCGAG encodes the following:
- a CDS encoding GrlR family regulatory protein, encoding MLNGLYKVEYGVNDAFGRSIMCMHNGKMLGGNSAFAHLGTYQEIGGEIVGEVITQRHNDDPHYKPLMDTDVAAISVRGRLKDNKIRFEGSAAPRPGALFWADLTRLDDEALPPVGIVGPGGITNGLYSLQLRALDGIEANLSGVMLLLDGRILGGDAFFYYLGSYASADGRWKGEILNQEHTPAKGENPVFGGHEVGIGFTGTCDEAGAELEAIALAGKRSLRLAATLKLMRPA
- a CDS encoding DMT family transporter, with product MQHFFFYLLALGAGVSVVTQQMLNSSLRTALDSPAWAGLVSYAGGLITMIVAVIALGERVPSWKTMADVPWYAWSGGVFGGAFILLAIFLLPSLGAATLFALVIAGQVLAAVTLDHFGAFGLTPHPIGAARLAGAVLLIAGVVLIRE
- a CDS encoding tetratricopeptide repeat protein gives rise to the protein MKGTFRNLLIVTVAAAIAPTPLAAQSADLVLCDRVAADPADPDKPADAKGVPDIAASDIATAIKFCRNAANTSRRAMYQLGRAYAANRQLPEAVAVWRKAADKGSTSAMVELGVLYATGAGVARDEAQARKLFERAAQAGNPRGVSNLAALGGGASSDPARARELLSKGAETNAEAQYQLGMMLAEGNGGTKDDAAARALFEKAAAQNHPGALERMGAFAQEGRGGPKDAEAAKAYYQRAAALGDEDAKKALERLRCPYAIKDKRGNVVTNLCF